A window of Pirellula sp. SH-Sr6A contains these coding sequences:
- a CDS encoding DUF4011 domain-containing protein — MPENAIDIRSELLRFQSKLLDLSLRNPLLNYRIGKRKTVLLEGQQPDAVFHRLVDQFRPMRLTPLTVDSEPECLHTPYQAEELDGLLRSVSRDAKTIIEETGINYLHLAVGFLKWKEVAPANDDDRLAPILLIPIEIRSRVQPSGEIEYFVAWDEDDVQTNPSLRKKLETDFRLTLPERAEDETPSAFFASIQAVLQSKPDWQIAETMLLGFFSFHKLSMYADIHPEHWERTDALRADALPYQLIVGSIGNVQPSLYVEDYAIDVHPSASKIELPLDADSSQHSAIADISEGKSLVIEGPPGTGKSQTIANAIAHAISQGKRILFVAEKIAALDVVAKRLDSIGLGNYCLEMHGHSVAPKYVFESLARRLNCPSEPPNPLLSQTREQIQCAKQTIESYLHWTNQESGPYREPLHQLMWRMVPWRQKGLVPLQTAELDLNLSRDVLGECKSALNAFARTANEFGDPSQSEWFGFFPEDCSVSRLNTVKECVTQLRLLAHSIEGERQSLDSLLGARDRSNVFLRDPPIARIRELQASYRSGSGVSCEALLDPELQSVALELEACIETIDRCEARLDRIWPAWREHSRDHSNIPNDLALDLLKKLDPLSPVHTLEAFQSWVSTTRSLQERLRHDVHKIADAIQEPLERIDESIRKAKMLALLGEPVWNGLESIPEEWFLESTKKTIEAALDRNQRLRSSRRELETNFDLEQAPGADELKHLLKSLQPYASRWWRFFDSTYRRTLRSIQRFATFHRFFGIARIIHALESLRLFEVERTEFSNQKEWKRCLGPLFQQDQTDWELVSQIWDRVARLQSFGADAKQANRFRSLQSKLTAHLDWEAFLRAWDQWTLQFDFPVAQRLLTPAMPHSQGAWDDSSQLLEHWASGIQQLEAFANLAGIGKTSPFSELEEILSNLAEHRQAHARAMVLTDSPDPTRQKIWEYVRQQRGAIGSEIQWLRNFQLLELGTEAIRQLDRMGAEQLCESLCRSALDVEIATKRWDEIRGLIGTTSEMNSDWANWTTPNTHGEKNEFKDDLVGPMDRLGSQFGRLEAWFGLCRTIARCKRCQCEAFVWRAFEQEPITEQLGDVFELTLLDRIASGAVSNSHWGETFTRTELEDAIASYQKLDHAFQTLKSQEIQGNLIQCPIPTGSNRGRVGEFTELGLIKHEVNKKLRHCKIRDLMSRAGSAVQALKPCFLMSPLSLARYLPAESISFDLVIMDEASQIKPEDAIGAILRAKQLVVVGDPKQLPPTHFFERQISEEEEADQTQFDHAESILDVAMRAFQPCRRLRWHYRSHHEQLIRFSNEQFYDGDLIVFPSPKGPDAGYGIRSHFVEQGRFSQGINQVEGEMIAHAIVQHALDNPDESLGVAAFNQLQAEWIDDQVALICRRDPRAAEAVAQLSQRHDGLFIKNLESIQGDERDVMFLSYTYGPDITTGKVFQRFGPINFDAGWRRLNVLVTRARKRMEVFSSLRFDQIAVGANASRGVCAFREFLQFIQTECSQERATPPSRSPESPLEDAIASVVRSMGLEPVFQVGVSGCYLDVAVRHPNSPTDFLIAIESDGAGYREAKSARDRDRIRNEVLEARGWPVHRIWCVDWFLHRSAEEDRLRKAIHRLVNAAS, encoded by the coding sequence ATGCCTGAAAACGCGATCGACATTCGAAGCGAGCTGCTGCGTTTCCAATCCAAACTGCTCGACCTGAGCCTGCGAAACCCTTTGCTGAACTACCGCATAGGAAAACGAAAGACGGTCTTGCTGGAAGGCCAACAGCCGGATGCCGTCTTCCATCGATTGGTCGACCAGTTCCGGCCGATGAGGCTCACTCCCCTCACCGTCGATAGCGAACCGGAGTGCTTGCATACCCCATATCAAGCCGAGGAGTTAGACGGTTTGTTGAGAAGCGTCTCACGCGACGCAAAGACAATTATCGAAGAAACCGGAATCAACTACCTACACCTTGCTGTCGGATTTTTGAAATGGAAAGAGGTCGCTCCAGCGAACGACGATGATCGCCTCGCTCCTATTCTTCTTATCCCCATCGAAATTCGTTCTCGCGTTCAACCCTCCGGCGAAATCGAGTACTTCGTCGCATGGGATGAAGACGACGTACAGACCAATCCGAGCCTTCGGAAAAAACTGGAAACGGACTTTCGCCTCACGCTGCCCGAACGAGCGGAAGATGAGACTCCCTCAGCCTTCTTCGCGTCCATTCAAGCCGTATTGCAAAGCAAACCGGATTGGCAAATCGCAGAGACTATGCTCCTCGGATTCTTCTCGTTTCACAAACTCTCCATGTACGCGGACATCCATCCCGAACATTGGGAGCGGACCGATGCTCTCCGTGCGGATGCACTACCCTATCAACTCATCGTCGGATCGATCGGAAACGTCCAGCCCTCTCTGTACGTAGAAGATTATGCCATCGATGTTCACCCCTCTGCCTCCAAAATCGAACTACCTCTCGATGCCGACAGCTCTCAGCATTCAGCGATCGCCGACATCTCGGAAGGAAAAAGCTTGGTCATCGAAGGACCACCAGGGACGGGAAAATCCCAGACCATTGCCAATGCAATCGCGCACGCGATCAGCCAAGGGAAACGAATTCTGTTTGTCGCAGAAAAAATTGCGGCACTCGATGTTGTCGCCAAACGATTGGATAGCATCGGGCTTGGAAACTACTGCCTGGAAATGCACGGACATTCGGTTGCACCGAAGTACGTCTTCGAATCACTCGCTAGGCGGTTGAACTGCCCGTCCGAACCCCCTAATCCGTTATTGTCCCAAACACGCGAACAAATCCAGTGCGCGAAGCAGACCATCGAGTCGTATCTGCATTGGACAAACCAGGAGTCAGGTCCCTATCGTGAACCGCTCCATCAGCTGATGTGGCGCATGGTTCCATGGCGACAAAAAGGACTTGTTCCATTGCAAACGGCCGAATTGGATCTAAATCTTTCCCGAGACGTTCTGGGCGAGTGCAAGTCAGCTCTCAACGCGTTCGCTCGCACGGCCAATGAATTCGGGGACCCCTCTCAAAGCGAATGGTTTGGGTTCTTTCCCGAGGACTGCTCTGTATCTCGATTGAATACCGTCAAAGAATGCGTCACCCAATTACGACTTCTCGCGCATTCGATCGAAGGAGAACGGCAATCCCTCGATTCTCTACTCGGTGCACGCGATCGATCGAATGTCTTTTTGCGAGACCCGCCCATCGCTCGCATCCGAGAACTTCAAGCCTCCTATCGGTCAGGTTCGGGAGTCTCTTGCGAAGCTCTTCTTGACCCGGAATTGCAGTCGGTCGCTTTAGAACTGGAAGCCTGCATCGAAACAATCGATCGATGCGAGGCGAGGCTCGATCGCATTTGGCCTGCGTGGCGAGAACACTCCCGCGACCACTCGAACATCCCGAACGACCTCGCTCTGGATCTGTTAAAGAAACTCGATCCCCTTTCACCCGTTCACACCCTGGAGGCCTTTCAAAGCTGGGTTTCGACGACTCGCTCCCTCCAAGAACGACTTCGGCATGATGTGCACAAGATCGCTGATGCAATTCAAGAACCCTTGGAGCGGATCGACGAATCGATTCGTAAGGCCAAGATGCTGGCCTTGCTAGGTGAACCTGTCTGGAACGGACTCGAATCGATACCCGAAGAATGGTTCCTCGAATCCACAAAGAAAACCATCGAGGCGGCTCTCGATAGAAATCAACGACTTCGATCCAGTCGACGAGAATTGGAAACGAACTTTGATCTAGAGCAGGCCCCCGGTGCTGACGAACTGAAACACTTGTTGAAGTCACTGCAACCCTACGCCAGCCGATGGTGGCGTTTCTTCGACTCCACGTATCGCAGAACCCTTCGGTCCATCCAAAGGTTTGCAACCTTTCATCGGTTCTTTGGCATCGCTCGAATCATCCACGCATTGGAGTCCCTTCGCCTGTTTGAAGTGGAGCGAACCGAATTTTCCAATCAAAAGGAATGGAAACGATGTTTAGGACCGCTTTTCCAACAGGACCAAACCGATTGGGAATTGGTCTCCCAAATTTGGGACCGAGTCGCTCGTTTGCAATCTTTCGGCGCCGATGCCAAACAGGCAAACCGATTTCGCTCGCTGCAAAGCAAATTGACAGCCCACCTGGATTGGGAGGCGTTTCTCCGCGCGTGGGATCAATGGACTCTCCAGTTTGATTTCCCGGTTGCCCAGCGTCTTCTCACACCGGCGATGCCCCATAGCCAAGGGGCATGGGATGACTCCAGTCAACTTCTGGAGCACTGGGCATCGGGTATCCAGCAATTGGAGGCTTTTGCCAACCTCGCGGGAATTGGAAAGACTTCTCCCTTTTCTGAACTTGAAGAGATCCTCAGCAATCTGGCTGAACATCGCCAAGCTCACGCACGCGCGATGGTTCTTACCGACTCGCCGGATCCTACTCGACAAAAGATTTGGGAGTACGTCCGTCAACAACGAGGCGCGATCGGAAGTGAAATCCAGTGGCTTCGGAATTTTCAGCTGCTAGAGCTGGGAACGGAAGCCATCCGCCAACTCGATCGCATGGGCGCGGAGCAGCTGTGCGAGTCCCTATGTCGCAGCGCGTTGGACGTGGAGATTGCGACGAAACGGTGGGATGAGATCCGCGGTCTCATCGGAACCACCTCGGAGATGAATTCGGATTGGGCTAACTGGACAACTCCCAATACACACGGCGAAAAGAATGAGTTCAAAGACGATCTCGTAGGGCCTATGGACCGCCTCGGTTCCCAATTTGGGCGGCTAGAGGCGTGGTTTGGTCTCTGCCGAACCATCGCCCGGTGCAAACGATGCCAATGCGAAGCCTTTGTCTGGAGGGCTTTTGAGCAAGAGCCCATTACGGAGCAACTGGGGGATGTGTTCGAACTGACTCTCCTCGACAGGATTGCATCGGGCGCCGTTTCCAATTCGCATTGGGGAGAAACTTTTACCCGCACCGAACTAGAAGACGCGATTGCCTCCTACCAGAAGCTGGATCACGCGTTTCAGACGCTCAAGTCTCAAGAGATACAAGGGAATCTCATCCAGTGTCCCATCCCAACCGGTTCGAACCGAGGCCGGGTTGGCGAGTTCACCGAACTGGGGCTTATCAAGCATGAGGTAAACAAGAAACTGCGGCACTGCAAGATTCGCGATTTGATGAGCCGAGCGGGAAGTGCCGTGCAAGCCTTGAAGCCTTGTTTTCTCATGAGCCCACTGTCACTCGCACGCTATTTGCCCGCGGAATCGATTTCCTTCGATCTTGTCATCATGGACGAAGCGTCTCAGATCAAACCCGAAGACGCAATTGGGGCAATACTGCGTGCCAAGCAACTCGTGGTGGTAGGAGATCCTAAACAATTGCCCCCCACCCATTTTTTTGAACGCCAGATTTCTGAAGAGGAGGAAGCCGACCAAACGCAATTCGATCATGCGGAATCGATTTTAGATGTCGCCATGCGCGCCTTCCAGCCATGTCGCCGATTGCGATGGCACTATCGAAGCCATCACGAGCAGTTAATCCGTTTTTCCAACGAGCAATTCTATGACGGAGACTTGATCGTCTTTCCCTCCCCCAAAGGGCCGGATGCTGGCTATGGAATCCGCAGCCACTTCGTCGAACAAGGGCGTTTCTCTCAAGGGATCAATCAAGTTGAAGGGGAAATGATTGCCCACGCGATTGTCCAGCACGCCTTAGATAATCCTGACGAGTCCCTCGGTGTCGCCGCATTCAATCAGTTGCAAGCGGAGTGGATCGACGACCAAGTTGCCTTGATTTGTCGCCGTGATCCTCGTGCCGCAGAAGCAGTGGCCCAGTTGAGTCAACGCCATGACGGGCTCTTTATCAAGAATCTAGAGAGCATACAGGGGGATGAGCGGGACGTGATGTTCCTGTCGTACACCTACGGCCCGGATATCACAACGGGCAAGGTGTTTCAGCGATTCGGCCCGATCAATTTCGACGCGGGTTGGCGGCGATTGAATGTTTTGGTAACCCGAGCGAGAAAGCGGATGGAGGTGTTCTCGTCCCTTCGATTCGACCAAATTGCAGTCGGTGCGAATGCCAGCCGCGGTGTGTGCGCGTTCCGCGAATTCCTCCAGTTCATCCAGACAGAGTGCTCGCAGGAGCGGGCGACGCCACCATCTCGATCTCCCGAGTCTCCATTGGAGGATGCCATCGCGAGCGTCGTCCGGTCGATGGGCCTGGAGCCAGTTTTTCAGGTCGGGGTCTCGGGCTGCTATCTCGATGTCGCGGTCCGGCACCCCAATTCTCCAACCGACTTTCTGATCGCAATCGAATCGGATGGTGCCGGTTACCGGGAAGCCAAATCCGCTCGCGATCGCGACCGAATTCGCAACGAGGTTCTCGAAGCACGTGGCTGGCCGGTCCATCGCATTTGGTGCGTCGATTGGTTTCTCCATCGGTCGGCCGAAGAAGACCGCCTGCGAAAAGCGATCCACCGACTGGTGAACGCCGCTTCCTAG
- a CDS encoding outer membrane lipoprotein-sorting protein, which translates to MRPILIYLAAMVAFLLGSVPLLAQDNARDLMLCVLEERTEPIRYEFDFELRDNSFTETAAANPTQYGVLKISKGKVKCDELAGSYYMEMDTEIVDVLAGSKLEEEDVLRNSKSYTAYPAIRMVLPDLHLVVDPRTGEIRTIGSNDGRVRGVVDFDFRTLGWAMDSEHQARDSVQKILQHRVEFTSSNPKEEYTNYRMNEDGIAIFRCISRDYFVDTKRDYWLTKAVLPAIIPRSGGKERVSARTDIELENLGERWVPSKVKIENFEPRGRSKQEYTFKWESYNKPIPQSYFSEQYLNDRLEALVDTKDKRLQEKAAKESSKSSGK; encoded by the coding sequence ATGAGACCGATCCTTATCTACCTTGCGGCGATGGTGGCTTTTCTGCTTGGCTCAGTGCCGCTTCTGGCCCAAGACAATGCTCGCGATCTCATGCTATGCGTTCTCGAAGAACGAACGGAGCCGATTCGGTACGAATTTGATTTTGAACTCCGTGACAATTCCTTTACAGAAACTGCAGCAGCAAACCCGACTCAGTATGGAGTTTTGAAAATCTCCAAGGGCAAGGTAAAATGTGATGAGCTGGCGGGATCCTATTACATGGAAATGGATACCGAGATTGTTGATGTACTGGCTGGCTCAAAGCTGGAGGAAGAAGATGTCCTTCGGAATTCCAAAAGCTACACAGCCTACCCTGCAATCCGAATGGTCCTCCCAGACTTACACCTTGTGGTTGACCCAAGAACAGGTGAAATCCGCACTATAGGTTCGAATGACGGGCGGGTGCGAGGTGTTGTTGACTTCGACTTTCGAACACTTGGATGGGCAATGGATTCAGAGCACCAAGCGCGAGATTCTGTGCAGAAGATCTTACAGCACCGGGTTGAGTTCACGTCTTCGAACCCGAAGGAAGAGTACACAAACTATCGGATGAATGAGGATGGAATCGCAATATTTCGTTGCATTAGTCGAGACTACTTCGTAGACACGAAGAGGGATTATTGGTTAACGAAAGCAGTTCTCCCGGCGATCATTCCGCGGAGTGGTGGCAAAGAGCGGGTGTCTGCCCGAACGGATATCGAGCTTGAAAATCTAGGGGAGAGGTGGGTACCAAGCAAGGTAAAGATTGAGAACTTTGAGCCTCGCGGGCGATCCAAACAAGAGTACACCTTCAAATGGGAATCGTATAACAAACCGATTCCTCAATCCTACTTCTCCGAACAGTATCTGAATGACCGTCTTGAGGCGCTTGTCGACACAAAAGACAAACGGCTTCAGGAGAAAGCCGCTAAAGAATCCTCCAAATCTTCTGGAAAATAG
- a CDS encoding outer membrane lipoprotein-sorting protein — protein sequence MRPILIYLAAMVAFQLGSVPLLAQDNARDLMLCVLEERTEPIRYEFDFELRDNSFTAVASEKPTEYGMLKVTKGKLKSDELAGFYYVEMETEIVDVLAETKSEEEAITEKAKYYSEFPAMRLILPDMQFMVEPRAGVVTQVSSRGRPVKGMIDFDFRTLGWALDSEHQSKDSLRQILQHRIENCSPDPKDEYTNYRVNDDGIASFRCIGRDYFVDTKRDYGLTKVTIPAIIPRSGGKERVSARTDIELEKLGERWVPSKVKIENFEPRGRSKQEYTFKWESYNKPIPQSYFSEQYLNDRLEALVDAKDKRLQEKTAKESSKYSEKK from the coding sequence ATGAGACCGATCCTTATCTACCTTGCGGCGATGGTTGCTTTTCAGCTTGGCTCAGTGCCGCTTCTGGCCCAAGACAATGCTCGCGATCTCATGCTATGCGTTCTCGAAGAACGAACGGAGCCGATTCGGTACGAATTTGATTTTGAACTCCGTGACAATTCGTTTACTGCGGTTGCTTCGGAGAAGCCTACCGAATACGGGATGCTAAAGGTGACGAAAGGGAAATTGAAGTCGGATGAGCTAGCTGGCTTTTACTACGTAGAGATGGAAACGGAGATAGTTGATGTGCTAGCCGAGACTAAGTCAGAAGAGGAAGCCATCACGGAAAAAGCCAAATATTATTCCGAGTTTCCTGCCATGAGATTGATCCTACCTGATATGCAGTTCATGGTTGAGCCAAGAGCAGGTGTGGTAACTCAGGTTAGTTCTCGTGGTCGACCTGTGAAGGGGATGATTGACTTTGATTTTCGAACACTCGGGTGGGCGTTGGACTCCGAACACCAATCCAAAGATTCCCTGCGGCAAATATTACAACACCGCATTGAGAATTGCTCCCCAGACCCAAAGGACGAGTACACAAACTACCGGGTGAACGACGACGGGATTGCCTCTTTTCGTTGTATAGGTAGGGATTATTTCGTGGACACCAAGAGGGATTACGGGCTCACGAAAGTAACCATTCCAGCGATCATTCCGCGGAGTGGTGGTAAAGAGCGGGTGTCAGCCCGAACGGATATTGAACTTGAGAAACTGGGGGAGAGGTGGGTACCAAGCAAGGTAAAGATTGAAAACTTCGAGCCTCGCGGGCGATCCAAACAAGAGTACACCTTCAAATGGGAATCGTATAACAAACCGATTCCTCAATCCTACTTCTCCGAACAGTATCTGAATGACCGTCTTGAGGCGCTTGTCGACGCAAAAGACAAGCGCCTTCAGGAGAAAACCGCTAAAGAATCCTCCAAATATTCTGAAAAAAAGTAA